The following proteins are encoded in a genomic region of Arachis stenosperma cultivar V10309 chromosome 4, arast.V10309.gnm1.PFL2, whole genome shotgun sequence:
- the LOC130976185 gene encoding peroxisomal membrane protein PMP22, with amino-acid sequence MGSLAKNGLNNYLKQLQQHPLRTKVITAGVLSAISDIVSQKLTGIQKLQFKRILLKVFFGAAYLGPFGHFFHIILDKIFKGKRDSTTAAKKVLIEQLTSSPLNNLLFLIYYGLVIEGRPWVHVKAKVKKDYPSVQYTSWTFFPAVGFINHKFMPLHFRVVFHSLVAFCWGIFLNLRARSMVLIKA; translated from the exons ATGGGATCTTTAGCCAAGAACGGACTCAACAATTACTTGAAACAGCTCCAGCAACACCCTTTGAGAACCAag GTTATCACAGCAGGGGTGTTGTCTGCTATCAGTGACATAGTGTCTCAGAAGCTTACTGGAATACAAAAACTTCAATTCAAACGGATTCTTCTCAAAGTG TTTTTTGGAGCTGCTTATCTTGGACCCTTTGGACACTTCTTTCATATTATACTGGATAAAATTTTCAAAGGGAAGAGAGACTCAACAACCGCAGCCAAGAAG GTTTTGATTGAACAGTTGACATCTTCTCCTCTGAACAATTTGCTTTTCTTGATTTATTATGGATTAGTTATTGAAG GTCGACCATGGGTGCATGTGAAAGCTAAGGTTAAGAAGGACTATCCATCAGTGCAGTACACATCATGGACG TTCTTTCCTGCTGTGGGGTTCATAAATCACAAATTCATGCCTCTTCATTTCCGTGTTGTTTTCCACAGCTTAGTTGCATTTTGCTG GGGAATATTCTTGAACCTAAGAGCACGGTCCATGGTATTGATTAAAGCCTAA
- the LOC130976780 gene encoding probable F-box protein At4g22030, translating into MATCVIHSRVSSFWCLSTRSIAATMNVPKIHVTKITTTPSSLAADLDYLNNFTSSTTTTTTKHYTNNNNYSNNSTTLIQKSMEIAKLHLIMEIVSDRLEMHKNVAAQRDNWNHLLLTSVNMITLSASTMLALAATSTTSSGAPLMALKVSSTILFMAATGILAVMNKFQPSQLAEEQRNAARLFKQLNGELRTKVSLGNANEFEVTEAMERVLALDKAYPLPLLGTMLDKFPHKIEPAVWWPQKKKKHHWKEEVGDNKNNSNNGWDSRLEGEMKAIVKAVRKKDMAEYTRLSRKALNLNKVLAVSGPLLTGLAAIGSACLGCVNGSWPVMFGVVGGALACVVNTVEHGGQVGMVFELYRSLIGFFKLMEESIQQNLREKDLHRRENGELFEIKVALQLGKSLEELRQFSSSTQNDFASKLF; encoded by the coding sequence ATGGCAACCTGTGTAATTCATAGCAGAGTTTCTTCATTCTGGTGTTTGAGTACAAGATCGATTGCTGCTACAATGAATGTGCCCAAGATCCATGTGACCAAAATCACCACCACCCCATCAAGTTTGGCAGCAGACTTGGATTATCTAAATAACTTCACTTCatctaccaccaccaccactacaAAACACTACaccaacaataataattattctAACAATTCAACAACACTTATTCAAAAGTCCATGGAGATAGCTAAGCTTCATTTGATTATGGAGATTGTATCAGATAGATTGGAGATGCACAAGAACGTGGCAGCGCAACGCGACAACTGGAACCACCTTCTTCTAACATCAGTTAACATGATCACTCTTTCTGCTTCAACCATGCTTGCTCTTGCAGCTACTAGTACTACTTCAAGTGGAGCACCTCTTATGGCACTTAAGGTTTCATCAACAATCCTTTTCATGGCTGCAACTGGAATACTTGCTGTCATGAACAAATTCCAGCCATCACAGCTTGCTGAGGAACAGAGAAATGCTGCTAGGTTGTTCAAGCAGCTTAATGGAGAGCTAAGAACAAAGGTTTCTCTCGGTAACGCCAATGAATTCGAGGTAACTGAAGCAATGGAAAGAGTTTTGGCATTGGACAAGGCTTACCCTCTTCCTCTTTTAGGCACCATGCTTGACAAATTCCCTCACAAAATTGAACCAGCAGTGTGGTGGCctcaaaagaagaagaaacatcATTGGAAAGAAGAAGTAGGGGACAACAAAAACAACAGCAATAATGGATGGGATTCAAGGTTGGAAGGGGAAATGAAAGCAATTGTGAAAGCTGTGAGGAAGAAGGACATGGCTGAGTACACGAGGCTAAGTAGAAAGGCTTTGAATCTAAACAAGGTGTTGGCAGTTTCAGGGCCATTACTCACTGGTCTTGCAGCAATTGGTTCTGCTTGTTTGGGATGTGTGAATGGTTCATGGCCTGTGATGTTCGGTGTTGTTGGTGGGGCTTTGGCTTGTGTTGTTAACACAGTTGAGCATGGTGGCCAAGTTGGCATGGTGTTTGAGTTATATAGGTCTCTTATTGGGTTCTTCAAGCTCATGGAGGAGTCTATTCAGCAGAATTTAAGGGAAAAAGATCTTCACAGAAGGGAAAATGGAGAATTGTTTGAGATCAAAGTTGCCCTACAGCTTGGTAAAAGTCTTGAAGAACTAAGGCAATTTTCATCTTCTACTCAAAACGATTTTGCTAGCAAGCTTTTCTAG
- the LOC130976388 gene encoding uncharacterized protein LOC130976388, whose amino-acid sequence MIQLLFLVVFMEAAMIVVLLFKTPLRKLVIMGLDRLKRGRGPLMVKSVAGTIFVVLFSTVYTMLQIQKRGIEDAAGGSLNPTDQVLMAKHLLESTLMGAVLFLALMVDRLHHYIRELRLRRKGMEAAKKQARAEEAKVLNSEENKAIEEEAARLRKEVHQLESELRSKTEDVDVAEANVSALRKQSEGFLLEYGRLLEENQELRSQLQSVNGRLSR is encoded by the exons ATGATTCAGTTGCTGTTTCTAGTGGTGTTCATGGAGGCAGCGATGATAGTGGTGTTGCTGTTCAAGACCCCATTGAGGAAGCTTGTGATAATGGGATTGGATCGGTTGAAGAGGGGTAGAGGACCACTCATGGTTAAGAGTGTTGCAGGTACCATCTTTGTGGTGCTCTTCTCCACTGTGTACACCATGCTCCAGATTCAGAAGCGTGGGATCGAGGATGCTGCTGGTGGTTCTCTCAACCCAACCGATCAGGTTCTAATGGCCAAGCACCTTCTTGAATCGACACTAATGG GTGCTGTACTTTTTCTTGCACTTATGGTAGACAGATTACACCATTACATAAGAGAACTCCGTCTTCGAAGGAAGGGCATGGAAGCTGCCAAGAAACAAGCACGTGCAGAAGAAGCAAAAGTTTTGAATTCAGAAGAAAACAAAGccatagaagaagaagcagccaGATTGAGAAAAGAAGTCCACCAGCTTGAATCTGAACTGCGGTCAAAAACTGAAGATGTAGATGTTGCAGAAGCCAATGTATCTGCTTTAAGAAAACAATCTGAGGGCTTCCTGCTTGAGTATGGCCGCTTACTGGAAGAAAACCAGGAACTCCGCAGTCAATTACAATCGGTCAATGGAAGGTTGTCACGTTAA
- the LOC130973711 gene encoding mitogen-activated protein kinase kinase kinase 18-like, with product MDYYWTRGHTLGRGSTATVYTAEFHGSGELFAVKSAEVHRSEELRKEQGLLSSLNCPQIVKYKGYDVTYEDGRYFYNLFLEYAPRGTLLDVIAHYNHGGATMEHSLASVYTRQILLGLNYLHSNGIVHCDVKGQNVLITQHGAKIADFGCARKVGSGAGGRGGVIAGTPAFMAPEVARGDEQGFPADVWALGCTILEMVTGKPPWKDVSGDPVSVLYRVGFSGEAPEIPESVSEEVKDFLGKCLRSEASKRWTVKELLGHAFVAESRFVGIECDDHDLDTPTSVLEPQGLWNWDTNQDSPRGISSMNSPSARDRVLGLCGDDEPNWDLNDADDDKWITVRSNEDYSPVGIAQDFCSDNVRILREDDENVLVNFVEPPQDVVVICNVIHELSRWNDVVVVVGDSYLCRIIDCKCCIRDSVFLGCCSSCSSLNIYYYYCKKKEIYVTHALLFISTLDDMATLQFKFPILLQWNNNVFPIM from the coding sequence ATGGACTACTACTGGACTAGAGGTCACACCCTCGGCCGGGGCTCCACAGCCACCGTCTACACTGCTGAATTTCATGGGTCTGGTGAACTCTTTGCCGTGAAGTCAGCGGAGGTACACCGGTCTGAGGAGCTGCGGAAGGAACAGGGTCTTCTTTCATCGCTCAATTGTCCTCAGATTGTCAAGTACAAAGGGTACGATGTTACGTACGAGGATGGTCGGTACTTTTACAACCTCTTCTTGGAATACGCGCCAAGGGGGACCCTGCTTGACGTAATTGCCCATTACAATCACGGCGGTGCCACCATGGAACACTCATTGGCCAGTGTCTACACGCGCCAGATTCTGTTGGGACTCAATTATCTTCATTCCAATGGGATAGTACATTGCGACGTCAAGGGGCAGAACGTTCTCATCACCCAACATGGCGCCAAAATCGCCGACTTTGGTTGTGCCCGCAAAGTTGGCTCCGGCGCCGGCGGACGAGGAGGGGTTATCGCTGGAACGCCGGCGTTCATGGCGCCGGAGGTGGCGCGTGGGGATGAACAGGGATTCCCAGCTGACGTGTGGGCCCTGGGATGCACCATTCTTGAGATGGTTACCGGGAAACCTCCGTGGAAAGACGTTTCCGGCGACCCTGTTTCGGTTCTTTATCGGGTTGGATTCTCCGGCGAGGCGCCAGAGATTCCGGAATCTGTGTCGGAGGAAGTTAAGGACTTCTTGGGGAAGTGCTTGAGGAGTGAAGCGAGTAAGAGATGGACGGTGAAGGAGCTTCTGGGACACGCGTTCGTTGCGGAATCGCGTTTTGTGGGAATAGAATGTGATGATCATGATTTGGACACACCCACAAGTGTTTTGGAACCACAAGGCCTTTGGAACTGGGACACCAATCAGGACTCGCCACGTGGCATCTCTTCAATGAATTCTCCAAGTGCTAGGGACAGAGTTCTTGGGTTGTGTGGTGATGATGAGCCTAACTGGGATCTTAATGATGCTGATGATGATAAGTGGATCACTGTGAGAAGTAATGAGGACTACTCTCCCGTTGGGATAGCTCAGGATTTTTGTTCAGACAATGTTAGGATCCTTAGAGAGGATGatgagaatgttttggtgaatttTGTTGAACCACCACAGGATGTAGTAGTAATTTGCAATGTAATTCATGAATTGAGTAGATGGAATGATGTAGTAGTTGTTGTTGGTGATTCTTACCTTTGCAGAATCATTGATTGTAAGTGTTGCATTAGAGATTCAGTGTTTTTAGGGTGTTGTTCATCATGTTCATCTCTaaacatttattattattattgtaagaagaaagaaatttATGTTACGCATGCTCTCCTCTTTATTTCCACTTTGGATGATATGGCTACTTTACAATTTAAATTTCCTATTCTACTTCAATGGAATAATAACGTGTTCCCAATAATGTGA
- the LOC130976794 gene encoding LOW QUALITY PROTEIN: aspartic proteinase A1 (The sequence of the model RefSeq protein was modified relative to this genomic sequence to represent the inferred CDS: inserted 2 bases in 1 codon) → MGNNSNMVMLGLVLSTLLFSLVSSAAGGEGLHRIGLKKFNKLDGHDRLAARLGFTDVESMRSTIKKMILQYYLGAPGDADXVALKNYLDAQYYGEISIGTPPQKFTVIFDTGSSNMWVPSSKCYFSVACYLHNKYKSSESSTYKENGTSAAIQYGTGSISGFFSYDDVKVGIITVKNQEFIEATKEPGVTFVAAKFDGLVGLGFQEIAVGKAVPLWYNMIEQGLIKDPVFSFWLNRNPNDAQGGEIVFGGVDPSHFKGEHTYVPVTKKGYWQFDMGDVLIGSKPTGYCAKGCSAIADSGTSLLAGPTAIITQINQAIGGSGVVSQQCKSVVEHYGQTILNLLLVEANPRKICSQIGLCTFDGSHGVSMGIESVVDRKERELSGGYGDATCSACEMAVVWMQNQLSQNQTQDKIIDYVNQLCEKLPSPMGQSSVDCEKISSMPVVSFTIGGKTFDLSPQDYILKVGEGPQAQCISGFTALDVPPPRGPLWILGDVFMGRYHTVFDYGKSRVGFAHAA, encoded by the exons ATGGGAAACAACTCCAATATGGTTATGCTGGGTTTGGTTCTGTCAACCCTGTTGTTTTCTCTGGTTTCCTCTGCCGCCGGTGGTGAGGGGCTGCATAGGATTGGGCTCAAAAAGTTTAATAAGCTGGATGGCCATGACCGCTTGGCTGCACGCCTTGGCTTCACAGATGTTGAGTCCATGAGGTCCACCATTAAGAAGATGATACTCCAATACTACCTTGGAGCTCCCGGGGACGCCGA TGTTGCGTTGAAGAATTACTTGGATGCTCAATACTATGGTGAAATAAGCATTGGAACCCCTCCCCAGAAGTTCACTGTTATTTTTGATACTGGTAGCTCTAATATGTGGGTTCCATCATCTAAATGTTACTTCTCG GTTGCTTGCTACCTACATAACAAGTATAAGTCTAGCGAATCAAGTACATATAAGGAAAATG GGACTTCTGCTGCTATTCAATATGGTACTGGATCAATTTCTGGATTCTTTAGCTATGATGATGTGAAAGTTGGTATCATAACTGTAAAGAACCAG GAATTCATTGAAGCAACTAAAGAGCCTGGAGTTACATTTGTAGCAGCTAAGTTTGATGGTTTGGTTGGACTTGGATTCCAAGAGATAGCAGTTGGAAAAGCTGTTCCACTGTG GTACAATATGATTGAGCAGGGTCTTATTAAGGATCCAGTATTTTCATTTTGGCTTAATCGTAATCCAAATGACGCTCAGGGTGGTGAGATTGTGTTTGGTGGTGTTGATCCTTCTCACTTTAAGGGTGAACATACATATGTGCCAGTGACAAAAAAGGGATATTGGCAG TTTGACATGGGAGATGTTCTTATTGGTAGCAAACCCACTG GATATTGTGCAAAGGGCTGCTCAGCAATTGCAGACTCGGGGACTTCTTTGTTGGCTGGTCCAACA GCTATAATCACACAAATAAATCAAGCAATTGGAGGATCTGGAGTTGTAAGCCAACAATGCAAATCTGTCGTTGAACACTACGGACAAACAATATTGAACTTACTCTTGGTTGAA GCAAATCCAAGGAAGATATGCTCTCAAATTGGACTATGCACCTTTGATGGAAGTCATGGTGTTAG TATGGGGATCGAGAGCGTGGTCGacaggaaagaaagagaattgTCTGGTGGATACGGGGATGCTACTTGTTCTGCATGTGAGATGGCTGTTGTTTGGATGCAGAACCAACTGAGTCAGAATCAGACACAAGATAAGATCATAGACTATGTCAATCAG CTTTGTGAGAAATTGCCTAGCCCAATGGGCCAATCATCTGTTGACTGTGAAAAGATCTCTTCAATGCCTGTTGTCTCCTTCACTATTGGTGGAAAAACTTTTGACCTTTCCCCACAGGAT TACATACTCAAGGTGGGTGAAGGTCCTCAAGCCCAATGCATCAGTGGCTTTACTGCTTTGGATGTTCCTCCTCCACGTGGCCCTCTCTG GATCCTTGGAGATGTCTTCATGGGACGCTATCACACAGTCTTTGATTATGGCAAAAGTAGAGTTGGGTTTGCCCATGCTGCGTAG